The DNA window ATGGATGAGCCGACCTCGGCGCTCGACCCGATTTCGACGTTGAAAATTGAAGAGCTCATCCAAGAATTGAAAAAACAATACAGCATCATTATTGTGACCCATAACATGCAGCAGGCGGCGCGCATTTCGGACAAAACAGCGTTTTTCTTGAACGGGGAAGTGATTGAATACGCAGAGACGAACAAGCTGTTTTCAAATCCTGCCGATCGGCGTACAGAAGATTACATTACAGGCCGTTTCGGATAAAAAACAAAGGAGGCGAGCAGGGGGATGCGTGAAACGTTTGCCGATGATTTGCGCTCGTTGCATAACAAGCTGATCGAAATGGGGCGATTAACAGAAGTTGCGCTCCAACAGGCGATTGAAGCATTTCAAACGCAAAACAAAAATTTGGCGATGGCCGTCATTGACGGGGACGGCTCGATCGATAAGCTCGAGGAAGAAGTCAATGATTTCGCGTTATGGCTCATTGCGAAACAGCAGCCGGTCGCGACCGATTTGCGCCGCATCGTCGCCGCGATCAAAATCGCGAGCGATATCGAGCGGGTCGCCGATTTTGCCGTCAATATCGCCAAAGCGTGCATCCGCATCGGCGGCCGGCCGTTTGTGATGGATATCCAGCCGCTCGTGTTGATGCATCGTCTGGCTACGGATATGGTCTCAACGGCGATTGCCGCCTACGAGCGGGAAGATGCGTCGCTGGCTGCACAAATTGCTGACATGGACCATCGAGTCGATGAGCAGTACGGGAAAATGATGAAATCGTTGCTTGAGGTCGAGAAAACGGACAAAGAGACGTTGGCGCAAATGAATGTGCTTGCCCTCGTCGCCCGGTATATTGAGCGGACGGCGGATCATGCGACCAATATTGCCGAGCATCTCGTTTACCTTGTCAAAGGGAAGCATTACGACTTCAATGACTGACAGTATAAACGAAGGAGGCGTCCTAGCGGGCC is part of the Geobacillus sp. 46C-IIa genome and encodes:
- the phoU gene encoding phosphate signaling complex protein PhoU gives rise to the protein MRETFADDLRSLHNKLIEMGRLTEVALQQAIEAFQTQNKNLAMAVIDGDGSIDKLEEEVNDFALWLIAKQQPVATDLRRIVAAIKIASDIERVADFAVNIAKACIRIGGRPFVMDIQPLVLMHRLATDMVSTAIAAYEREDASLAAQIADMDHRVDEQYGKMMKSLLEVEKTDKETLAQMNVLALVARYIERTADHATNIAEHLVYLVKGKHYDFND